One genomic region from Magallana gigas chromosome 3, xbMagGiga1.1, whole genome shotgun sequence encodes:
- the LOC136274020 gene encoding LOW QUALITY PROTEIN: uncharacterized protein KIAA1958-like (The sequence of the model RefSeq protein was modified relative to this genomic sequence to represent the inferred CDS: substituted 1 base at 1 genomic stop codon) codes for MREVLDAKMKSLSKQGIGLKRRQADIISIDQEIIMWQKEMLGTDSPKRLLDTLLYSLGLNFALRSAQEHRNLRVGENSQLTIKTFPNNVRYLEYKEDVSKCNSGSLNHRKVEHKVTRAYENLLQPERCVVKLFEKYMSLRPGCGKCDAFYLRPKPAPKGSVWYDSVPVGIHTLQXTVTKMCKEAGFDGYYTNHSLRATAATRLYAAGVDEQLIAEKTGHRPSVIRAYKRTSEEQQQSVSDLIQNSLLSLHKSPKK; via the exons ATGCGGGAGGTTTTAGACGCCAAGATGAAAAGTCTGTCTAAACAAGGTATAGGACTTAAAAGACGACAAGCTGACATCATTTCGATAGATCAAGAAATTATCATGTGGCAGAAAGAAATGCTAGGAACAGACTCACCGAAGCGTCTTTTGGACACTTTACTGTACAGCCTTGGACTTAATTTTGCACTCCGTTCAGCTCAAGAGCACAGGAATCTAAGGGTTGGTGAAAACTCACAACTGACTATCAAAACATTTCCGAACAACGTTAGATACTTGGAATACAAGGAGGATGTGTCAAAGTGCAATTCAGGGAGTCTAAATCATCGCAAAGTGGAGCATAAAGTTACAAGAGCCTATGAAAATCTACTCCAGCCTGAAAGATGTGTTGTAAAACTCTTTGAAAAATACATGAGTTTACG CCCCGGCTGTGGAAAATGCGATGCATTTTATCTGAGACCAAAACCTGCACCAAAAGGAAGTGTATGGTATGACAGTGTACCAGTGGGTATTCATACTTTACAATAGACAGTGACGAAGATGTGCAAAGAAGCAGGTTTTGATGGATACTATACAAATCATTCCTTGAGGGCTACTGCTGCAACACGCCTTTATGCTGCCGGGGTCGACGAACAACTTATCGCCGAAAAAACAGGCCATAGACCCTCTGTCATTCGCGCATACAAACGTACTTCGGAGGAACAGCAGCAGAGCGTCagtgatttgatacaaaacagtctACTGTCTCTGCATAAGagtccaaaaaaataa